From Pantoea vagans:
GGCCCTATCCCCGCATCGTTGCCCATCGCGGCGGCGGTAAACTGGCACCGGAAAACACCCTGGCAGCAATTGATGTCGGCGCAAAGTATGGTCATCAGATGATTGAGTTTGATGCCAAGTTATCAATGGATGCGCAGATCTTCCTGCTGCATGACGACACGCTGGACCGCACCAGCAACGGCTGGGGCGTGGCGGGTCAGCTGCCGTGGGAGAAGCTGTCGCAGCTCGATGCGGGCAGCTGGTTTGGTAACGCGTTTACCGGCGAAAAGTTGGCGCGGCTGGATGAGGTGGCGGCACACTGTCGTCAGCATCAGATGATGGCGAACATCGAAATCAAGCCGACCACCGGCAGCGACGCCGAAACCGGACGCGCCGTGGCACAGGCTGCCGCGATTCTGTGGCAGGATCAGACCGCAC
This genomic window contains:
- the ugpQ gene encoding glycerophosphodiester phosphodiesterase, coding for MSTQHWPYPRIVAHRGGGKLAPENTLAAIDVGAKYGHQMIEFDAKLSMDAQIFLLHDDTLDRTSNGWGVAGQLPWEKLSQLDAGSWFGNAFTGEKLARLDEVAAHCRQHQMMANIEIKPTTGSDAETGRAVAQAAAILWQDQTAPLLSSFSFEALEAAMQVEPQLPRGLLSHSWDPEWQEKTSALACVSIHLNHKVLTAERVAELKAGGLKILVYTVNSPDRARELLKWGVDAICTDSIDIIGPDFH